The following are encoded together in the Oceanobacillus zhaokaii genome:
- a CDS encoding GrpB family protein, whose amino-acid sequence MDRKITVEDYNSHWSEQFDKEKVNLKQNLTNEVISIEHIGSTSVKGLGAKPILDIAIGVNDLEIVSKFIEPLKQIRYEFVYHKEFPDRRFFRKGQWGAGTHHLHFYKFKGEHWNNQILFRNYLRKNPDVLKEYYQLKVDLVEKYRFDRVSYTKNKAPYIQKVILKAKEE is encoded by the coding sequence GTGGATAGGAAAATAACAGTTGAAGACTATAACTCACATTGGTCCGAACAATTTGATAAAGAAAAAGTTAACCTGAAGCAAAATTTGACCAATGAAGTAATCTCAATTGAACACATTGGAAGTACATCTGTAAAAGGGTTAGGTGCTAAACCCATTTTAGATATTGCTATCGGAGTAAATGATTTAGAGATAGTTAGCAAATTTATTGAGCCATTAAAACAAATACGATATGAATTTGTTTATCATAAAGAATTTCCTGATAGACGCTTTTTTAGAAAGGGTCAATGGGGAGCTGGTACCCACCATTTACATTTTTATAAGTTTAAAGGTGAACACTGGAACAATCAAATTCTGTTTCGAAATTATTTAAGAAAGAATCCAGATGTTTTAAAAGAATATTACCAGCTAAAGGTTGATTTGGTTGAGAAATACCGTTTTGATAGAGTTTCTTATACAAAGAATAAGGCTCCTTATATTCAAAAAGTGATACTTAAAGCAAAAGAAGAATAA